A genomic segment from Conger conger chromosome 2, fConCon1.1, whole genome shotgun sequence encodes:
- the slc16a9b gene encoding monocarboxylate transporter 9b: MSPQSSTKALDGGWGWVIVVVSFMAQFLAYGSPQSVGVLYPEWLEAFQEGKGMTAWVGSLVSGVGLIASPICSACVMNFGARPVTIFSGVMVAGGLMLSAFAPNVEFLIFSYGIVVGLGLGLVYAATVTITCQYFDKRRGLALGIVTTGTSVGGFIYATGQNELIELFGIDGCLLIIGALSLNVIACAGPMRPLQQPGYYLKQKAAYEKAEEQLFPPSEKLAVAKDSIKTAPGTAEKGAAANDLLITMETKDSLAYEKSFLSGLALVKIIKEKQKAYSTYFHSTAEFLHDRVFVSFCVTLFLFSLGAFPPVLFMEDVAQSEGLIDGVSVIPLVSIVAITTGVGKLVLGILTDIRWINSLYLYAFTVFGTGVALLVIPVAKNYVGLQILSGIVGFFSGNWAITPYVTTKIIGIEGLTQAYGILMFFGGFGIMLGPPVVGWFYDWTLSYDLAFYFSGTCVLLGGISFFLLALPCWDKNKKENPRPDIEYTSSCDKIASVA, translated from the exons ATGAGTCCACAGAGCTCCACAAAAGCACTGGATGGGGGCTGGGGATGGGTCATTGTTGTGGTGTCATTCATGGCTCAGTTTCTTGCCTATGGCTCCCCCCAGTCCGTGGGAGTCCTCTATCCAGAGTGGCTAGAGGCATTCCAGGAGGGCAAGGGAATGACTGCATGGGTTGGGTCTCTGGTGTCTGGTGTTGGATTGATTGCAA GTCCCATCTGCAGTGCTTGTGTGATGAACTTTGGTGCCAGACCGGTCACAATCTTCAGTGGAGTTATGGTGGCTGGAGGTCTCATGCTTAGCGCTTTCGCCCCCAACGTCGAGTTCCTTATCTTCTCCTATGGAATCGTTGTTG GGCTGGGCCTTGGGCTGGTTTATGCTGCCACGGTGACCATCACCTGCCAGTACTTCGACAAGCGACGCGGCCTCGCGCTTGGAATCGTGACAACAG GAACCAGCGTGGGAGGATTCATTTATGCCACAGGACAAAATGAGCTCATCGAGCTTTTTGGGATAGATGGGTGTTTGCTGATCATCGGAGCCCTCTCCCTGAACGTCATCGCCTGCGCTGGGCCCATGAGGCCGCTACAGCAGCCCGGCTACTACCTCAAGCAGAAGGCGGCGTACGAGAAGGCCGAGGAGCAGCTCTTCCCCCCGTCCGAGAAGCTCGCCGTTGCCAAGGACTCCATCAAGACCGCCCCCGGCACGGCCGAGAAGGGCGCCGCCGCCAACGACCTGCTGATTACCATGGAAACCAAAGACTCGCTGGCCTACGAGAAGAGCTTCCTGAGCGGCCTGGCGCTGGTCAAGATCATCAAGGAGAAGCAGAAGGCCTACTCCACGTACTTCCACTCCACGGCCGAGTTCCTGCACGACCGCGTCTTCGTCTCCTTCTGCGTCACCCTCTTCCTGTTCAGCCTGGGGGCCTTCCCGCCCGTGCTCTTCATGGAGGACGTGGCGCAGAGCGAGGGCCTGATCGACGGGGTCAGCGTCATCCCGCTGGTTTCCATTGTCGCCATCACCACAGGGGTCGGCAAGCTGGTACTGGGCATCCTGACTGACATTAGGTGGATCAACAGCCTGTACCTCTACGCCTTCACCGTGTTCGGTACAGGGGTAGCCCTGCTTGTCATTCCTGTGGCCAAGAACTATGTTGGCCTCCAGATTCTCTCAGGGATAGTGGGGTTCTTCTCAGGGAACTGGGCCATAACACCCTACGTTACCACCAAGATCATCGGCATCGAAGGCCTAACTCAAGCCTATGGGATCTTGATGTTCTTTGGTGGTTTCGGAATTATGCTGGGACCTCCAGTTGTAG GTTGGTTCTATGACTGGACGCTTTCATATGACCTGGCATTCTACTTCAGTGGAACTTGTGTCTTGCTCGGAGGGATCAGCTTCTTCCTGCTGGCTTTGCCTTGCTGGGacaagaacaaaaaagaaaaccccaGACCTGACATTGAATATACCAGTAGCTGTGACAAAATCGCCTCAGTGGCTTAA